The genomic stretch TAGCACCTTTAATGTTTACAGCTTTAATAATCGCTATTCTTTGAGAAAACGCGATTTGTAGACAAATAACCCATTTAGAGTTATGTATCGAAAATTCGAAACATTGATTTTCCAAAATAGATACTTTTGGAAATTGTTTCAGAATATCTTCCGCGCCCCGCCAATGAGCATCACGTATTTCAGAGATCCAACTTATGAGCCATTTTTTAGCAAACTCACACTCAATCACTGTTATTTTTTCAAGACCTAAAAGCTTCATTTAAAAATATTCCCAATTTGGGAATAAATTACACCATTTCAAAATACAACTCAATTCCCATTTTGGTAATTATCATAAACTAATTATTGAGAACTACTTTAATTGCTTAAATATTTATCAGTGATATGGTCTTTGTTAGATTTTTTTGAAATAAAAGAATAAATTTAATTAAATAAATCAATATTTAAAGTTTGATATGTTAGATATTGAATTGACATAAGCTGCCCATAATTCCTTCATTCAAAACCTAATTTAGTCACGGTCTTTCTAACAGAATTACAGTCTGACTAACCTCTAATGATCTTAAATAATAAATAACAGTAAAAATACTTTCTGTTATAGGGATAGGTAGTCTATAGATTGTTTTATGTATGTGGACAAATCCAGACTTGTCCACATATTTAAAATTAGGAGTCACTACCTATGCGTTTGCGTTCACGACTTCTAAAATTTTTCACATATAGGCCATCAATCATTTCTTTTGGCTCTAAAGCTAAGGCGCAATTAGCTAAAGTAGCAATTGTATTATCTGTTAACTTAAAGTCATTAGGTAAGAAACCATATTCTTTCTGACGATTACATTCAATAGC from Acinetobacter pittii encodes the following:
- a CDS encoding type II toxin-antitoxin system HigB family toxin, with amino-acid sequence MKLLGLEKITVIECEFAKKWLISWISEIRDAHWRGAEDILKQFPKVSILENQCFEFSIHNSKWVICLQIAFSQRIAIIKAVNIKGANNGI